In Eleginops maclovinus isolate JMC-PN-2008 ecotype Puerto Natales chromosome 10, JC_Emac_rtc_rv5, whole genome shotgun sequence, the following proteins share a genomic window:
- the LOC134870946 gene encoding double C2-like domain-containing protein alpha isoform X1, translated as MRSFTLALTESPMTVRKGKTLAVSIQEHMAIDVCPGPIRPIRQISAYFPRLSPTSSFSEPLSPNQVAAPTSLSPGSAEKAGGAVGRGGGGSSSLLLPGAAGGGGTLSAMSSMDTSIEIDSCDSDDNTSLGTLEFELLYERATSSLHCTVIKAKGLKPMDFNGLSDPYVKLHLLPGACKANKLKTKTVRNTLNPVWNETLTYCGITEEDMYRKTLRVSVCDEDKLTHNEFIGESRVALRRVKPDQTKHFNICLEHPPPLPSPTAMSTALRGISCYLREWETEQKRSLEERGRLLLCLQYFPPSSDGDVKGEAKERARGGLCVGVKRCAHLAAMDVNGFSDPYVKTYLKPDVQKKSKHKTAVIKKTLNPEFNEEFFYEITFSELATKTLEVTVWDYDLGKSNDFIGGVSLGCHSQGETLQHWIDCLKNKGTKVERWHTLTNELPGSTLQE; from the exons ATGAGGAGTTTCACGCTCGCACTAACAGAAAG CCCTATGACTGTGCGGAAAGGAAAAACGTTAGCCGTCTCCATCCAGGAGCACATGGCCATCGACGTATGCCCGGGCCCTATACGCCCTATCCGTCAAATCTCTGCTTACTTCCCCCGTTTATCGCCCACTTCCTCCTTCTCCGAGCCGCTCTCGCCCAATCAGGTAGCAGCTCCTACATCTCTCAGCCCTGGCAGCGCAGAAAAAGCTGGAGGAGCAGTCGGacgaggaggtggagggagcAGCAGCCTGTTGTTACCAGGTGCAGCGGGCGGAGGGGGCACACTGTCAGCCATGAGCAGCATGGACACCTCCATCGAGATCGACAGCTGTGACAGCGATGATAACA CCTCCTTGGGGACGTTGGAGTTTGAGCTCCTGTATGAGAGAGCCACCAGCTCCTTACACTGCACAGTCATTAAAGCAAAG GGTCTGAAGCCGATGGATTTCAATGGTTTGTCTGATCCTTATGTGAAGCTGCACCTGCTGCCGGGAGCGTGCAAG GCCAATAAATTGAAAACCAAGACGGTCCGCAACACGCTGAACCCAGTGTGGAACGAGACGCTCACCTACTGTGGAATCACAGAGGAAGACATGTATCGCAAAACTCTCCG GGTGTCGGTGTGCGACGAAGACAAGCTGACACATAATGAGTTCATCGGGGAGTCGCGGGTGGCCCTGCGTCGCGTGAAGCCTGACCAGACCAAACACTTTAACATCTGTCTGGAGCATCCACCTCCT CTGCCCTCACCGACGGCAATGAGCACGGCCCTGAGAGGAATCTCCTGCTACCTGAGAGAG TGGGAGACTGAGCAGAAGAGAAGTCTAGAGGAGAGAGGCCGTTTGCTGCTCTGCCTGCAGTACTTCCCCCCCTCCAGTGATGGCGATGTGAAGGGCGAGGCCAAGGAGAGGGCTCGTGGCGGGCTGTGTGTGGGCGTCAAGCGCTGCGCCCACCTGGCAGCCATGGACGTCAACGGCTTTTCAGACCCCTACGTTAAAAC GTACCTCAAGCCAGACGTCCAGAAGAAATCCAAGCACAAAACAGCGGTCATAAAAAAGACTCTCAACCCGGAGTTTAATGAG GAGTTCTTCTATGAAATCACCTTCTCAGAGTTAGCCACCAAGACACTGGAGGTCACAGTGTGGGACTACGACCTGGGGAAGTCCAACGACTTCATAG GCGGCGTGTCTTTAGGCTGTCACTCGCAGGGGGAGACTCTGCAGCACTGGATAGACTGTCTGAAGAACAAGGGCACGAAGGTGGAGCGCTGGCACACGCTGACCAACGAGCTGCCGGGATCCACGCTGCAGGAATGA
- the LOC134870946 gene encoding double C2-like domain-containing protein alpha isoform X2, with translation MDHKSPMTVRKGKTLAVSIQEHMAIDVCPGPIRPIRQISAYFPRLSPTSSFSEPLSPNQVAAPTSLSPGSAEKAGGAVGRGGGGSSSLLLPGAAGGGGTLSAMSSMDTSIEIDSCDSDDNTSLGTLEFELLYERATSSLHCTVIKAKGLKPMDFNGLSDPYVKLHLLPGACKANKLKTKTVRNTLNPVWNETLTYCGITEEDMYRKTLRVSVCDEDKLTHNEFIGESRVALRRVKPDQTKHFNICLEHPPPLPSPTAMSTALRGISCYLREWETEQKRSLEERGRLLLCLQYFPPSSDGDVKGEAKERARGGLCVGVKRCAHLAAMDVNGFSDPYVKTYLKPDVQKKSKHKTAVIKKTLNPEFNEEFFYEITFSELATKTLEVTVWDYDLGKSNDFIGGVSLGCHSQGETLQHWIDCLKNKGTKVERWHTLTNELPGSTLQE, from the exons ATGGATCATAAAAG CCCTATGACTGTGCGGAAAGGAAAAACGTTAGCCGTCTCCATCCAGGAGCACATGGCCATCGACGTATGCCCGGGCCCTATACGCCCTATCCGTCAAATCTCTGCTTACTTCCCCCGTTTATCGCCCACTTCCTCCTTCTCCGAGCCGCTCTCGCCCAATCAGGTAGCAGCTCCTACATCTCTCAGCCCTGGCAGCGCAGAAAAAGCTGGAGGAGCAGTCGGacgaggaggtggagggagcAGCAGCCTGTTGTTACCAGGTGCAGCGGGCGGAGGGGGCACACTGTCAGCCATGAGCAGCATGGACACCTCCATCGAGATCGACAGCTGTGACAGCGATGATAACA CCTCCTTGGGGACGTTGGAGTTTGAGCTCCTGTATGAGAGAGCCACCAGCTCCTTACACTGCACAGTCATTAAAGCAAAG GGTCTGAAGCCGATGGATTTCAATGGTTTGTCTGATCCTTATGTGAAGCTGCACCTGCTGCCGGGAGCGTGCAAG GCCAATAAATTGAAAACCAAGACGGTCCGCAACACGCTGAACCCAGTGTGGAACGAGACGCTCACCTACTGTGGAATCACAGAGGAAGACATGTATCGCAAAACTCTCCG GGTGTCGGTGTGCGACGAAGACAAGCTGACACATAATGAGTTCATCGGGGAGTCGCGGGTGGCCCTGCGTCGCGTGAAGCCTGACCAGACCAAACACTTTAACATCTGTCTGGAGCATCCACCTCCT CTGCCCTCACCGACGGCAATGAGCACGGCCCTGAGAGGAATCTCCTGCTACCTGAGAGAG TGGGAGACTGAGCAGAAGAGAAGTCTAGAGGAGAGAGGCCGTTTGCTGCTCTGCCTGCAGTACTTCCCCCCCTCCAGTGATGGCGATGTGAAGGGCGAGGCCAAGGAGAGGGCTCGTGGCGGGCTGTGTGTGGGCGTCAAGCGCTGCGCCCACCTGGCAGCCATGGACGTCAACGGCTTTTCAGACCCCTACGTTAAAAC GTACCTCAAGCCAGACGTCCAGAAGAAATCCAAGCACAAAACAGCGGTCATAAAAAAGACTCTCAACCCGGAGTTTAATGAG GAGTTCTTCTATGAAATCACCTTCTCAGAGTTAGCCACCAAGACACTGGAGGTCACAGTGTGGGACTACGACCTGGGGAAGTCCAACGACTTCATAG GCGGCGTGTCTTTAGGCTGTCACTCGCAGGGGGAGACTCTGCAGCACTGGATAGACTGTCTGAAGAACAAGGGCACGAAGGTGGAGCGCTGGCACACGCTGACCAACGAGCTGCCGGGATCCACGCTGCAGGAATGA